In Lates calcarifer isolate ASB-BC8 linkage group LG15, TLL_Latcal_v3, whole genome shotgun sequence, one genomic interval encodes:
- the LOC108887324 gene encoding cytochrome c oxidase subunit 6B1, with amino-acid sequence MSETIEEKLRNYRTAPFDARFPNTNQTRNCYQNYLDYHRCNKALTEKGQDLTPCQWYMRVYKSLCPMSWVSKWDDQIQDGTFPGRI; translated from the exons ATGTCTGAGACTATTGAAGAGAAGCTGAGGAACTACAGGACCGCTCCCTTTGACGCCCGATTCCCCAACACCAACCAGACCCGCAACTGTTACCAAAATTACTTGG ACTACCACAGGTGCAACAAAGCCCTGACCGAAAAAGGCCAGGATCTGACTCCCTGTCAGTGGTACATGAGGGTTTACAAGAGCCTCTGTCCCATGAGCTGG GTTTCTAAATGGGACGACCAGATACAAGATGGAACTTTCCCAGGGAGGATCTGA